The following nucleotide sequence is from Desulfofundulus luciae.
TTTCGCCAAAACCCAGCTGGATCGCGCTGTATCCGTCCCGCTCGGGGGTTTTCTTCTGCACCACTATGCAGGGACCGGCTTCGATGACTGTAACGGGAATGGCCTGCCCGGCATCATTGAAAATCTGGGTCATGCCGACTTTACGGCCGAGGATGCCCTTGGGCATGGTCCTTAGCACCTCCTAAAGCTTGATTTCAATGTCCACCCCGGCAGGCAGATCCAGGCGCATTAAGGCGTCCACGGTTTTAGACGTGGGTTCCAGGATATCAATCAAACGCTTGTGCGTCCGTATCTCAAACTGCTCCCGCGAGTCCTTGTTGACGTGGGGTGAACGCAAAATGGTGTAAATATTTTTCTCTGTGGGCAAAGGAATAGGGCCGGCTACCTGGGCGCCGGTGCGCCGGGCGGTTTCCACAATCTTCTGGGCCGAC
It contains:
- the rpsJ gene encoding 30S ribosomal protein S10; the protein is MKKQKIRIRLKAYDHHMLDQSAQKIVETARRTGAQVAGPIPLPTEKNIYTILRSPHVNKDSREQFEIRTHKRLIDILEPTSKTVDALMRLDLPAGVDIEIKL